CATCACGACCAGGGGCCAGATGTAGTCGTTCCAGAGGCCGATGAACGTGAAGATGCCGAGGAAGGCCAGGGCCGGGCGGAAGAGGGGCAGGGCGACCTGCCAGTAGAGGCGGAAGAAGCCGGCGCCGTCGATCCGCCCGGCGTCCAGCAGTTCGTCGGGCAGGGAGTTCTGGGCGTACTGGCGCATCCAGAAGATGCCGAAGGCGTTGGCCGCGCCGGGAATGATCAGCGCTTTCAGTGAACCGGCCCAGCCGAACTCGGCGATGGTGACGAACTGCGGCACCAGGGACAGCTGGGCGGGGATCATGTACGTGACCAGCAGCATGCCGAAGAGGAACTTCTTCGCCGGGAACTCGTACTTGGCGAAGGCGAACGCCGCCAGTGAGTCGAAGAACAGCACGAGCGCGGTGCCGACCACGGACACCACGACCGTGTTGAACAGCGAGCCGAAGAAGTCGATCGTGTCGAGCACCCGCCCCATGTTGTCCAGCAGGTGCGGGCCCGGCACCAGCTCGGGCGGGTAGCTGTAGATGTCCTGGGTCGTGCCGGAGGCCATCACCACCAGCCAGTAGAAGGGGAACAGCGAGATCAGCACACCGAGCAGCAGCACCGCCCGGACACAGATCCGGGAGAGCCTGCCGCCGGAGCCGATCGCCAGCCCGGCGGTGCCGGTCGTCCTGTGGTCAGCGGCCATCGCGAGCCCCCTTGCGGCGCAGCAGTCCGGCGATGCCGGGCCGGCGGTCGTCGCGGTCGGAGCCGGACACCAGCCGCCAGTTGATGATCGTGAACACCGCGATGATGGCGAAGAGCAGCCAGCCCATGGCGGCG
This is a stretch of genomic DNA from Streptomyces hawaiiensis. It encodes these proteins:
- a CDS encoding carbohydrate ABC transporter permease, which translates into the protein MAADHRTTGTAGLAIGSGGRLSRICVRAVLLLGVLISLFPFYWLVVMASGTTQDIYSYPPELVPGPHLLDNMGRVLDTIDFFGSLFNTVVVSVVGTALVLFFDSLAAFAFAKYEFPAKKFLFGMLLVTYMIPAQLSLVPQFVTIAEFGWAGSLKALIIPGAANAFGIFWMRQYAQNSLPDELLDAGRIDGAGFFRLYWQVALPLFRPALAFLGIFTFIGLWNDYIWPLVVMIDPEKVTLQVALANLNVLYNADYALVMAGALMSVIPLIVVFLFGARHFLRDLAAGAMKM